In Coleofasciculus chthonoplastes PCC 7420, a single genomic region encodes these proteins:
- a CDS encoding calcium-binding protein — MNYIFGTVGDDWLEGTSSDDVIFGGEGINRIIAIYGDNLIYGGSAADTITAGDGNDTIYANEGLNVIDAGDGNNLIYGGSAADTIRAGNGNDTIYANEGLNVIDAGDGNNLIYGGSAADTIKAGNGNDTIYANEGVNIIDAGDGDNLIYSGSGNDTITTGSGDDTIYAGEGVNTISTGDGNDIIYSGSGDDLINAGRGQNQIWLGGGQDTISLEMWGSSEINNFNPYQDQIDLGLSNLSGVVLIGQGNDTMIGLGNYAIMATLHNVDVQTVAAHSTNIFGAELTMFSS; from the coding sequence ATGAATTACATTTTTGGAACAGTTGGTGATGATTGGCTAGAAGGCACATCAAGTGATGATGTCATTTTTGGTGGTGAAGGAATCAATAGGATTATTGCGATATATGGTGATAATCTGATTTATGGCGGTTCGGCTGCTGATACAATTACGGCTGGAGATGGCAATGACACCATCTATGCCAATGAAGGGTTGAATGTCATTGATGCTGGAGATGGCAATAATCTGATTTATGGCGGTTCGGCTGCTGATACAATTAGGGCTGGGAATGGCAATGACACCATCTATGCCAATGAAGGGTTGAATGTCATTGATGCTGGAGATGGCAATAATCTGATTTATGGCGGTTCGGCTGCTGATACAATTAAGGCTGGGAATGGCAATGACACCATTTATGCCAATGAAGGGGTCAATATAATTGATGCTGGAGATGGTGACAATTTGATTTACAGTGGATCTGGAAATGATACGATTACCACGGGTTCTGGTGATGATACCATTTACGCTGGTGAAGGGGTAAACACGATTAGTACCGGAGATGGAAATGACATTATTTACAGTGGTTCAGGTGATGATTTAATTAATGCAGGTAGAGGTCAAAATCAAATCTGGCTGGGTGGTGGACAGGATACCATTAGCTTAGAAATGTGGGGATCTAGTGAGATTAATAACTTTAACCCCTATCAAGACCAAATTGACTTGGGACTCTCCAATCTAAGCGGCGTAGTTTTGATCGGACAAGGCAATGACACAATGATCGGTTTAGGTAATTATGCGATTATGGCAACGCTGCATAATGTTGATGTTCAGACTGTAGCGGCTCATTCCACTAATATTTTTGGCGCGGAACTTACTATGTTTTCCAGTTAA